Proteins encoded in a region of the Podarcis muralis chromosome 2, rPodMur119.hap1.1, whole genome shotgun sequence genome:
- the FBF1 gene encoding fas-binding factor 1 isoform X2, producing the protein MAVKPKKGLKSSIDDVLGDLLGDEDDVPLKSSKPASFGSSAGRPRGIASQTSKKGLLGDDVFSKMVLEEEEDAEDPDISDADPGALLETLKDIDDMDADLLGIKKAPAQKLGKNMAKTRPLNEPASSAKKTSITERRDSEGGITKNPSSTLTTSRNLKQKFSFEDIDDPLAGLLSDEEEDMVKKAPSFATKSVPETNAGTSKEKGTPVSAAPGHVAAPERKRDELTFEVDGDDLMDAMGFGESPKTELKSGRKDGEEQSRPARSMLDELLGQGTAKKLLERPKTGEPKEFKLDKKYQKQAEKEDTLGDEFTFGAYQPTVAMIPEGRQSRRQSVRFSSENLSELKTDQKPATPHSGSPVRNRTAADWLGLKEDDFKLPPSPPLKESSKTSIRGATLDRPPSPSDAEPPVPTSHLPSRSKAAAEEAAAPKHEPIKDDGEDSWLSNVLSQKRTRAQEKERRPGSSEIHRKEVDPITLTSQGAPSAYQQSIAPVDRPARLDQPGSSIPLLRSQEQTTPAFPSNSRKGTPFGDTSKTRHEEILPIPMHSPLLHLEPHMLSSPNSSEYEKRLAGLQAQLRESLASYQAELLGAQTRIAELEGQVRRLELEKNQQKRLLESLQQRHQEDLELIENAHRNRVKVIEDSYHQREERLRQENQELAGRYLSCCQNAEEAKSELLAQHQRRLTELEQEKAKDIDRLRELQRMSILEMRKDHEEQLQRLKQLKAQEIDAVTSATSYTRSLNGVISQMEKFSSNLNDLANKVEATHHTTSQGLEIGSRQRDEQLRVLEDRLIRQQRDMEEERNRLQEVISKMEARLNEQTRLLEQERWRVTAEQSKASSLQHSLEEQRRIMTQQLSMEKEELERAKNALLDEQKAVMQKCAAERHKLAAEWSELHTQQRLSKERTEREVDRALQIDSQREGAIMSLAKERADLQIKASELRSREEQLARDREILEQEKQELRLEKERVNAAALHVKQRTEEIHSMSKLSSEKYEEGERALMEARKVESEHQARLRLVQHQMERLREQEELLHQEHLSLSQQRRQLEQLRMGLPSNPLVFQTTSQMPLSGAQANAISRTHYFSLPLTDLPKANPGTSQGQSSSGPADLYAKLVLHKISADRDHDFLEEEQFFLETLKKTSYNAPSQSA; encoded by the exons ATG GCAGTGAAACCGAAGAAAGGACTGAAAa GCTCCATTGATGACGTTCTTGGTGATCTCCTTGGTGATGAAG ATGACGTTCCCCTTAAATCCAGCAAACCTGCCTCGTTTGGTAGTAGTGCAGGAAGACCCAGAGGAATCGCCTCACAGACCAGCAAAAA GGGCCTCTTGGGGGATGATGTCTTCAGCAAAATGGTtcttgaggaagaagaagatgcagAG GATCCTGATATCTCAGATGCAGACCCTGGAGCTCTTCTAGAGACCTTGAAG GATATAGATGACATGGACGCTGATCTTCTAGGCATAAAGAAAGCGCCTGCTCAGAAACTGGGGAAGAATATGGCAAAAACTCGGCCGTTGAATGAGCCAGCAAGTTCTGCTAAGAAAACATCAATCACTGAGAGAC GAGACTCAGAAGGTGGAATCACTAAGAATCCAAGCTCTACTCTCACCACTTCCAGAAATCTGAAACAGAAGTTTTCCTTTGAAG ATATAGATGACCCTCTAGCTGGTCTTTTGTCTGATGAAGAAGAGGACATGGTCAAGAAAGCGCCTTCCTTTGCCACCAAAAGTGTTCCAGAAACAAATGCTGGGACCTCAAAAGAGAAAG GAACACCTGTGTCTGCAGCTCCTGGCCACGTTGCTGCCCCCGAACGGAAGCGGGACGAGTTAACATTTGAGGTTGATGGAGATGATCTCATGGATGCCATGGGGTTTGGCGAGAGCCCAAAGACAGAGCTGAAATCCGGAAGAAAGGACGGAGA AGAGCAGTCTCGTCCCGCCCGATCCATGCTAGATGAATTGCTTGGGCAAGGAACAGCCAAAAAGCTCCTGGAGAGACCAAAGACAGGAGAACCCAAGGAGTTCAAACTGGACAAGAAATATCAAAAGCAAGCAG AGAAGGAAGATACTTTGGGAGATGAGTTCACTTTTGGAGCCTACCAACCCACTGTGGCCATGATTCCAGAGGGAAGGCAGTCAAGACGACAGTCTGTCAG GTTTTCCTCGGAGAATCTCAGTGAGCTTAAAACAGACCAGAAACCAGCAACTCCTCATTCTGGCAGCCCTGTACGCAACAGGACtgcagctgattggctggggctgaaagAGGATGATTTTAAACTGCCACCATCACCTCCGCTAAAGGAATCCAGCAAGACCAGCATCAGAGGAGCCACACTGGATAGGCCGCCTAGCCCTTCTGATGCCGAGCCCCCCGTTCCTACCAGCCATCTCCCTTCTAGGTCAAAAGCAGCTGCTGAAGAAGCAGCAGCGCCAAAGCATGAACCCATCAAGGATGATGGTGAGGACAGCTGGCTGAGCAATGTCTTATCTCAGAAGAGAACTCGAGCgcaggagaaagagaggagaCCCGGGTCCTCGGAGATTCACCGAAAGGAAGTGGATCCCATCACTCTTACCAG cCAGGGAGCTCCATCCGCCTATCAGCAGTCTATTGCCCCAGTCGATAGGCCTGCCAGACTGGATCAACCTGG GTCTTCCATACCTCTGTTAAGATCTCAGGAACAAACCACTCCTGCTTTCCCATCTAATTCCAGGAAAGGGACTCCCTTTGGAGACACCAGTAAGACAA GACATGAAGAAATCCTCCCCATTCCTATGCACTCTCCG ctcctgcactTGGAACCCCACATGCTGAGCTCACCTAACAGCAGCGAGTATGAAAAAAGGCTGGCGGGTCTGCAAGCGCAGCTGCGAGAAAGCCTGGCGAGCTATCAGGCGGAGCTCCTGGGTGCTCAAACTCGCATCGCTGAGCTGGAAGGTCAG GTCAGGCGGCTGGAGCTGGAGAAGAATCAGCAAAAACGTCTGCTGGAAAGTTTACAGCAGCGCCATCAAGAAGACTTGGAGCTCATCGAGAATGCTCACAG GAACCGTGTAAAGGTGATTGAGGACTCGTACCACCAGCGTGAGGAGCGCCTCCGGCAAGAGAACCAAGAGCTGGCGGGTCGATACTTATCTTGCTGCCAGAATGCAGAGGAGGCCAAATCGGAGTTGCTGGCCCAACACCAGCGCCGGCTGACAGAGCTAGAGCAGGAGAAGGCCAAGGATATTGACCGGCTACGGGAGCTTCAGCG GATGTCTATTCTGGAAATGCGCAAAGACCACGAAGAGCAACTGCAACGTCTGAAACAGCTGAAGGCTCAGGAGATCGACGCAGTGACCAGCGCCACCTCTTACACCAG GTCTTTGAATGGTGTCATCAGTCAGATGGAGAAGTTCTCCAGCAACCTGAATGACCTTGCTAACAAAGTGGAGGCCACTCACCACACCACATCCCAAGGACTTGAGATTGGGTCTCGCCAACGGGATGAACAACTCAGGG TTCTGGAAGACCGTCTGATCCGGCAGCAGAGAGACATGGAAGAAGAACGCAACCGGCTCCAAGAGGTCATCTCTAAGATGGAGGCCAGGCTGAATGAGCAGACTCGCCTTCTGGAGCAG GAACGCTGGAGGGTGACAGCAGAACAATCCAAAGCATCATCCTTGCAACACTCACTAGAGGAGCAGAGGAGAATCATGACCCAGCAGCTGAGCATGGAGAAAGAAGAGCTAGAGAGGGCAAAG aatgctttgcttGACGAGCAGAAGGCCGTCATGCAGAAATGTGCCGCGGAGCGCCATAAGCTTGCTGCAGAGTGGTCTGAGCTCCACACCCAACAGAGGCTGAGCAAAGAACGCACAGAGAGGGAGGTGGACCGGGCTCTGCAGATTGACTCTCAGAGAGAAGGGGCCATCATGAGCCTGGCAAAG GAACGTGCAGACCTGCAAATCAAAGCCAGTGAGCTGCGATCGAGGGAGGAGCAGCTGGCGAGAGATCGGGAGATTCTGGAGCAAGAGAAGCAGGAGCTGAGGCTGGAAAAGGAAAGGGTCAATGCAGCAGCTTTGCACGTCAAGCAGAGGACTGAAGAAATCCATAGCATGAGCAAA CTATCATCTGAGAAATATGAAGAGGGAGAAAGAGCCCTCATGGAGGCAAGGAAGGTGGAGTCGGAGCATCAGGCCAGGCTGCGTCTTGTGCAGCATCAGATGGAGCGACTCAGGGAGCAGGAGGAACTGCTGCACCAG GAGCACCTCAGCCTGTCTCAGCAAAGGAGGCAGCTTGAACAACTGCGGATGGGACTTCCAAGCAATCCATTGGTGTTCCAGACCACATCCCAGATGCCGTTGTCAGGAGCTCAGGCCAATGCAATCTCCAGGACACACT atttctctcttcctcttaCTGACCTACCTAAAGCCAACCCCGGAACCTCTCAGGGCCAATCCAGTTCAGGACCAGCAGATCTCTATGCTAAACTGGTGCTGCATAAGATTTCAGCTGATCGG gaTCATGATTTCTTAGAGGAAGAACAGTTCTTCTTAGAAACCTTGAAGAAAACCTCCTACAATGCTCCATCCCAGTCAGCATGA
- the FBF1 gene encoding fas-binding factor 1 isoform X4, with product MDADLLGIKKAPAQKLGKNMAKTRPLNEPASSAKKTSITERRDSEGGITKNPSSTLTTSRNLKQKFSFEDIDDPLAGLLSDEEEDMVKKAPSFATKSVPETNAGTSKEKGTPVSAAPGHVAAPERKRDELTFEVDGDDLMDAMGFGESPKTELKSGRKDGEEQSRPARSMLDELLGQGTAKKLLERPKTGEPKEFKLDKKYQKQAEKEDTLGDEFTFGAYQPTVAMIPEGRQSRRQSVRFSSENLSELKTDQKPATPHSGSPVRNRTAADWLGLKEDDFKLPPSPPLKESSKTSIRGATLDRPPSPSDAEPPVPTSHLPSRSKAAAEEAAAPKHEPIKDDGEDSWLSNVLSQKRTRAQEKERRPGSSEIHRKEVDPITLTSQGAPSAYQQSIAPVDRPARLDQPGSSIPLLRSQEQTTPAFPSNSRKGTPFGDTSKTTPATFFPGHEEILPIPMHSPLLHLEPHMLSSPNSSEYEKRLAGLQAQLRESLASYQAELLGAQTRIAELEGQVRRLELEKNQQKRLLESLQQRHQEDLELIENAHRNRVKVIEDSYHQREERLRQENQELAGRYLSCCQNAEEAKSELLAQHQRRLTELEQEKAKDIDRLRELQRMSILEMRKDHEEQLQRLKQLKAQEIDAVTSATSYTRSLNGVISQMEKFSSNLNDLANKVEATHHTTSQGLEIGSRQRDEQLRVLEDRLIRQQRDMEEERNRLQEVISKMEARLNEQTRLLEQERWRVTAEQSKASSLQHSLEEQRRIMTQQLSMEKEELERAKNALLDEQKAVMQKCAAERHKLAAEWSELHTQQRLSKERTEREVDRALQIDSQREGAIMSLAKERADLQIKASELRSREEQLARDREILEQEKQELRLEKERVNAAALHVKQRTEEIHSMSKLSSEKYEEGERALMEARKVESEHQARLRLVQHQMERLREQEELLHQEHLSLSQQRRQLEQLRMGLPSNPLVFQTTSQMPLSGAQANAISRTHYFSLPLTDLPKANPGTSQGQSSSGPADLYAKLVLHKISADRDHDFLEEEQFFLETLKKTSYNAPSQSA from the exons ATGGACGCTGATCTTCTAGGCATAAAGAAAGCGCCTGCTCAGAAACTGGGGAAGAATATGGCAAAAACTCGGCCGTTGAATGAGCCAGCAAGTTCTGCTAAGAAAACATCAATCACTGAGAGAC GAGACTCAGAAGGTGGAATCACTAAGAATCCAAGCTCTACTCTCACCACTTCCAGAAATCTGAAACAGAAGTTTTCCTTTGAAG ATATAGATGACCCTCTAGCTGGTCTTTTGTCTGATGAAGAAGAGGACATGGTCAAGAAAGCGCCTTCCTTTGCCACCAAAAGTGTTCCAGAAACAAATGCTGGGACCTCAAAAGAGAAAG GAACACCTGTGTCTGCAGCTCCTGGCCACGTTGCTGCCCCCGAACGGAAGCGGGACGAGTTAACATTTGAGGTTGATGGAGATGATCTCATGGATGCCATGGGGTTTGGCGAGAGCCCAAAGACAGAGCTGAAATCCGGAAGAAAGGACGGAGA AGAGCAGTCTCGTCCCGCCCGATCCATGCTAGATGAATTGCTTGGGCAAGGAACAGCCAAAAAGCTCCTGGAGAGACCAAAGACAGGAGAACCCAAGGAGTTCAAACTGGACAAGAAATATCAAAAGCAAGCAG AGAAGGAAGATACTTTGGGAGATGAGTTCACTTTTGGAGCCTACCAACCCACTGTGGCCATGATTCCAGAGGGAAGGCAGTCAAGACGACAGTCTGTCAG GTTTTCCTCGGAGAATCTCAGTGAGCTTAAAACAGACCAGAAACCAGCAACTCCTCATTCTGGCAGCCCTGTACGCAACAGGACtgcagctgattggctggggctgaaagAGGATGATTTTAAACTGCCACCATCACCTCCGCTAAAGGAATCCAGCAAGACCAGCATCAGAGGAGCCACACTGGATAGGCCGCCTAGCCCTTCTGATGCCGAGCCCCCCGTTCCTACCAGCCATCTCCCTTCTAGGTCAAAAGCAGCTGCTGAAGAAGCAGCAGCGCCAAAGCATGAACCCATCAAGGATGATGGTGAGGACAGCTGGCTGAGCAATGTCTTATCTCAGAAGAGAACTCGAGCgcaggagaaagagaggagaCCCGGGTCCTCGGAGATTCACCGAAAGGAAGTGGATCCCATCACTCTTACCAG cCAGGGAGCTCCATCCGCCTATCAGCAGTCTATTGCCCCAGTCGATAGGCCTGCCAGACTGGATCAACCTGG GTCTTCCATACCTCTGTTAAGATCTCAGGAACAAACCACTCCTGCTTTCCCATCTAATTCCAGGAAAGGGACTCCCTTTGGAGACACCAGTAAGACAA CACCTGCAACTTTTTTCCCAGGACATGAAGAAATCCTCCCCATTCCTATGCACTCTCCG ctcctgcactTGGAACCCCACATGCTGAGCTCACCTAACAGCAGCGAGTATGAAAAAAGGCTGGCGGGTCTGCAAGCGCAGCTGCGAGAAAGCCTGGCGAGCTATCAGGCGGAGCTCCTGGGTGCTCAAACTCGCATCGCTGAGCTGGAAGGTCAG GTCAGGCGGCTGGAGCTGGAGAAGAATCAGCAAAAACGTCTGCTGGAAAGTTTACAGCAGCGCCATCAAGAAGACTTGGAGCTCATCGAGAATGCTCACAG GAACCGTGTAAAGGTGATTGAGGACTCGTACCACCAGCGTGAGGAGCGCCTCCGGCAAGAGAACCAAGAGCTGGCGGGTCGATACTTATCTTGCTGCCAGAATGCAGAGGAGGCCAAATCGGAGTTGCTGGCCCAACACCAGCGCCGGCTGACAGAGCTAGAGCAGGAGAAGGCCAAGGATATTGACCGGCTACGGGAGCTTCAGCG GATGTCTATTCTGGAAATGCGCAAAGACCACGAAGAGCAACTGCAACGTCTGAAACAGCTGAAGGCTCAGGAGATCGACGCAGTGACCAGCGCCACCTCTTACACCAG GTCTTTGAATGGTGTCATCAGTCAGATGGAGAAGTTCTCCAGCAACCTGAATGACCTTGCTAACAAAGTGGAGGCCACTCACCACACCACATCCCAAGGACTTGAGATTGGGTCTCGCCAACGGGATGAACAACTCAGGG TTCTGGAAGACCGTCTGATCCGGCAGCAGAGAGACATGGAAGAAGAACGCAACCGGCTCCAAGAGGTCATCTCTAAGATGGAGGCCAGGCTGAATGAGCAGACTCGCCTTCTGGAGCAG GAACGCTGGAGGGTGACAGCAGAACAATCCAAAGCATCATCCTTGCAACACTCACTAGAGGAGCAGAGGAGAATCATGACCCAGCAGCTGAGCATGGAGAAAGAAGAGCTAGAGAGGGCAAAG aatgctttgcttGACGAGCAGAAGGCCGTCATGCAGAAATGTGCCGCGGAGCGCCATAAGCTTGCTGCAGAGTGGTCTGAGCTCCACACCCAACAGAGGCTGAGCAAAGAACGCACAGAGAGGGAGGTGGACCGGGCTCTGCAGATTGACTCTCAGAGAGAAGGGGCCATCATGAGCCTGGCAAAG GAACGTGCAGACCTGCAAATCAAAGCCAGTGAGCTGCGATCGAGGGAGGAGCAGCTGGCGAGAGATCGGGAGATTCTGGAGCAAGAGAAGCAGGAGCTGAGGCTGGAAAAGGAAAGGGTCAATGCAGCAGCTTTGCACGTCAAGCAGAGGACTGAAGAAATCCATAGCATGAGCAAA CTATCATCTGAGAAATATGAAGAGGGAGAAAGAGCCCTCATGGAGGCAAGGAAGGTGGAGTCGGAGCATCAGGCCAGGCTGCGTCTTGTGCAGCATCAGATGGAGCGACTCAGGGAGCAGGAGGAACTGCTGCACCAG GAGCACCTCAGCCTGTCTCAGCAAAGGAGGCAGCTTGAACAACTGCGGATGGGACTTCCAAGCAATCCATTGGTGTTCCAGACCACATCCCAGATGCCGTTGTCAGGAGCTCAGGCCAATGCAATCTCCAGGACACACT atttctctcttcctcttaCTGACCTACCTAAAGCCAACCCCGGAACCTCTCAGGGCCAATCCAGTTCAGGACCAGCAGATCTCTATGCTAAACTGGTGCTGCATAAGATTTCAGCTGATCGG gaTCATGATTTCTTAGAGGAAGAACAGTTCTTCTTAGAAACCTTGAAGAAAACCTCCTACAATGCTCCATCCCAGTCAGCATGA
- the FBF1 gene encoding fas-binding factor 1 isoform X1, which yields MAVKPKKGLKSSIDDVLGDLLGDEDDVPLKSSKPASFGSSAGRPRGIASQTSKKGLLGDDVFSKMVLEEEEDAEDPDISDADPGALLETLKDIDDMDADLLGIKKAPAQKLGKNMAKTRPLNEPASSAKKTSITERRDSEGGITKNPSSTLTTSRNLKQKFSFEDIDDPLAGLLSDEEEDMVKKAPSFATKSVPETNAGTSKEKGTPVSAAPGHVAAPERKRDELTFEVDGDDLMDAMGFGESPKTELKSGRKDGEEQSRPARSMLDELLGQGTAKKLLERPKTGEPKEFKLDKKYQKQAEKEDTLGDEFTFGAYQPTVAMIPEGRQSRRQSVRFSSENLSELKTDQKPATPHSGSPVRNRTAADWLGLKEDDFKLPPSPPLKESSKTSIRGATLDRPPSPSDAEPPVPTSHLPSRSKAAAEEAAAPKHEPIKDDGEDSWLSNVLSQKRTRAQEKERRPGSSEIHRKEVDPITLTSQGAPSAYQQSIAPVDRPARLDQPGSSIPLLRSQEQTTPAFPSNSRKGTPFGDTSKTTPATFFPGHEEILPIPMHSPLLHLEPHMLSSPNSSEYEKRLAGLQAQLRESLASYQAELLGAQTRIAELEGQVRRLELEKNQQKRLLESLQQRHQEDLELIENAHRNRVKVIEDSYHQREERLRQENQELAGRYLSCCQNAEEAKSELLAQHQRRLTELEQEKAKDIDRLRELQRMSILEMRKDHEEQLQRLKQLKAQEIDAVTSATSYTRSLNGVISQMEKFSSNLNDLANKVEATHHTTSQGLEIGSRQRDEQLRVLEDRLIRQQRDMEEERNRLQEVISKMEARLNEQTRLLEQERWRVTAEQSKASSLQHSLEEQRRIMTQQLSMEKEELERAKNALLDEQKAVMQKCAAERHKLAAEWSELHTQQRLSKERTEREVDRALQIDSQREGAIMSLAKERADLQIKASELRSREEQLARDREILEQEKQELRLEKERVNAAALHVKQRTEEIHSMSKLSSEKYEEGERALMEARKVESEHQARLRLVQHQMERLREQEELLHQEHLSLSQQRRQLEQLRMGLPSNPLVFQTTSQMPLSGAQANAISRTHYFSLPLTDLPKANPGTSQGQSSSGPADLYAKLVLHKISADRDHDFLEEEQFFLETLKKTSYNAPSQSA from the exons ATG GCAGTGAAACCGAAGAAAGGACTGAAAa GCTCCATTGATGACGTTCTTGGTGATCTCCTTGGTGATGAAG ATGACGTTCCCCTTAAATCCAGCAAACCTGCCTCGTTTGGTAGTAGTGCAGGAAGACCCAGAGGAATCGCCTCACAGACCAGCAAAAA GGGCCTCTTGGGGGATGATGTCTTCAGCAAAATGGTtcttgaggaagaagaagatgcagAG GATCCTGATATCTCAGATGCAGACCCTGGAGCTCTTCTAGAGACCTTGAAG GATATAGATGACATGGACGCTGATCTTCTAGGCATAAAGAAAGCGCCTGCTCAGAAACTGGGGAAGAATATGGCAAAAACTCGGCCGTTGAATGAGCCAGCAAGTTCTGCTAAGAAAACATCAATCACTGAGAGAC GAGACTCAGAAGGTGGAATCACTAAGAATCCAAGCTCTACTCTCACCACTTCCAGAAATCTGAAACAGAAGTTTTCCTTTGAAG ATATAGATGACCCTCTAGCTGGTCTTTTGTCTGATGAAGAAGAGGACATGGTCAAGAAAGCGCCTTCCTTTGCCACCAAAAGTGTTCCAGAAACAAATGCTGGGACCTCAAAAGAGAAAG GAACACCTGTGTCTGCAGCTCCTGGCCACGTTGCTGCCCCCGAACGGAAGCGGGACGAGTTAACATTTGAGGTTGATGGAGATGATCTCATGGATGCCATGGGGTTTGGCGAGAGCCCAAAGACAGAGCTGAAATCCGGAAGAAAGGACGGAGA AGAGCAGTCTCGTCCCGCCCGATCCATGCTAGATGAATTGCTTGGGCAAGGAACAGCCAAAAAGCTCCTGGAGAGACCAAAGACAGGAGAACCCAAGGAGTTCAAACTGGACAAGAAATATCAAAAGCAAGCAG AGAAGGAAGATACTTTGGGAGATGAGTTCACTTTTGGAGCCTACCAACCCACTGTGGCCATGATTCCAGAGGGAAGGCAGTCAAGACGACAGTCTGTCAG GTTTTCCTCGGAGAATCTCAGTGAGCTTAAAACAGACCAGAAACCAGCAACTCCTCATTCTGGCAGCCCTGTACGCAACAGGACtgcagctgattggctggggctgaaagAGGATGATTTTAAACTGCCACCATCACCTCCGCTAAAGGAATCCAGCAAGACCAGCATCAGAGGAGCCACACTGGATAGGCCGCCTAGCCCTTCTGATGCCGAGCCCCCCGTTCCTACCAGCCATCTCCCTTCTAGGTCAAAAGCAGCTGCTGAAGAAGCAGCAGCGCCAAAGCATGAACCCATCAAGGATGATGGTGAGGACAGCTGGCTGAGCAATGTCTTATCTCAGAAGAGAACTCGAGCgcaggagaaagagaggagaCCCGGGTCCTCGGAGATTCACCGAAAGGAAGTGGATCCCATCACTCTTACCAG cCAGGGAGCTCCATCCGCCTATCAGCAGTCTATTGCCCCAGTCGATAGGCCTGCCAGACTGGATCAACCTGG GTCTTCCATACCTCTGTTAAGATCTCAGGAACAAACCACTCCTGCTTTCCCATCTAATTCCAGGAAAGGGACTCCCTTTGGAGACACCAGTAAGACAA CACCTGCAACTTTTTTCCCAGGACATGAAGAAATCCTCCCCATTCCTATGCACTCTCCG ctcctgcactTGGAACCCCACATGCTGAGCTCACCTAACAGCAGCGAGTATGAAAAAAGGCTGGCGGGTCTGCAAGCGCAGCTGCGAGAAAGCCTGGCGAGCTATCAGGCGGAGCTCCTGGGTGCTCAAACTCGCATCGCTGAGCTGGAAGGTCAG GTCAGGCGGCTGGAGCTGGAGAAGAATCAGCAAAAACGTCTGCTGGAAAGTTTACAGCAGCGCCATCAAGAAGACTTGGAGCTCATCGAGAATGCTCACAG GAACCGTGTAAAGGTGATTGAGGACTCGTACCACCAGCGTGAGGAGCGCCTCCGGCAAGAGAACCAAGAGCTGGCGGGTCGATACTTATCTTGCTGCCAGAATGCAGAGGAGGCCAAATCGGAGTTGCTGGCCCAACACCAGCGCCGGCTGACAGAGCTAGAGCAGGAGAAGGCCAAGGATATTGACCGGCTACGGGAGCTTCAGCG GATGTCTATTCTGGAAATGCGCAAAGACCACGAAGAGCAACTGCAACGTCTGAAACAGCTGAAGGCTCAGGAGATCGACGCAGTGACCAGCGCCACCTCTTACACCAG GTCTTTGAATGGTGTCATCAGTCAGATGGAGAAGTTCTCCAGCAACCTGAATGACCTTGCTAACAAAGTGGAGGCCACTCACCACACCACATCCCAAGGACTTGAGATTGGGTCTCGCCAACGGGATGAACAACTCAGGG TTCTGGAAGACCGTCTGATCCGGCAGCAGAGAGACATGGAAGAAGAACGCAACCGGCTCCAAGAGGTCATCTCTAAGATGGAGGCCAGGCTGAATGAGCAGACTCGCCTTCTGGAGCAG GAACGCTGGAGGGTGACAGCAGAACAATCCAAAGCATCATCCTTGCAACACTCACTAGAGGAGCAGAGGAGAATCATGACCCAGCAGCTGAGCATGGAGAAAGAAGAGCTAGAGAGGGCAAAG aatgctttgcttGACGAGCAGAAGGCCGTCATGCAGAAATGTGCCGCGGAGCGCCATAAGCTTGCTGCAGAGTGGTCTGAGCTCCACACCCAACAGAGGCTGAGCAAAGAACGCACAGAGAGGGAGGTGGACCGGGCTCTGCAGATTGACTCTCAGAGAGAAGGGGCCATCATGAGCCTGGCAAAG GAACGTGCAGACCTGCAAATCAAAGCCAGTGAGCTGCGATCGAGGGAGGAGCAGCTGGCGAGAGATCGGGAGATTCTGGAGCAAGAGAAGCAGGAGCTGAGGCTGGAAAAGGAAAGGGTCAATGCAGCAGCTTTGCACGTCAAGCAGAGGACTGAAGAAATCCATAGCATGAGCAAA CTATCATCTGAGAAATATGAAGAGGGAGAAAGAGCCCTCATGGAGGCAAGGAAGGTGGAGTCGGAGCATCAGGCCAGGCTGCGTCTTGTGCAGCATCAGATGGAGCGACTCAGGGAGCAGGAGGAACTGCTGCACCAG GAGCACCTCAGCCTGTCTCAGCAAAGGAGGCAGCTTGAACAACTGCGGATGGGACTTCCAAGCAATCCATTGGTGTTCCAGACCACATCCCAGATGCCGTTGTCAGGAGCTCAGGCCAATGCAATCTCCAGGACACACT atttctctcttcctcttaCTGACCTACCTAAAGCCAACCCCGGAACCTCTCAGGGCCAATCCAGTTCAGGACCAGCAGATCTCTATGCTAAACTGGTGCTGCATAAGATTTCAGCTGATCGG gaTCATGATTTCTTAGAGGAAGAACAGTTCTTCTTAGAAACCTTGAAGAAAACCTCCTACAATGCTCCATCCCAGTCAGCATGA